AACGGGATGCTGCGCGCCATGCAGGAGAGCGGGATGACTTTCGCCCCGCGACCCGGACCGCCGTACCCCGGAGCGGTAAACCCGGGCGCTCAGCCCCCGCATCCCGGCCAGGCGCCACAGGTGGGTCAGCCGCCGCGTCCCGCCCAGCCGCCGGTGGGAGGCCAGCCGCCCGTTCCCCCGACCACGCCTCCGCACACTCCGCCGGTGCCCCCGACGAGCGAGTGAGCGCCACGACGGACGGACGCCTCCGAGCCTTGCTAGGCTGACGGGGTGCCTCCGGGCGCACGGGGCTGTAGTTCAATGGCAGAACTTCTGCTTCCCAAGCAGATAGCGCGGGTTCGATTCCCGTCAGCCCCTCCACAGTTCCCCTCTGTCTCACGAGGGGCGCCCGAACGAGATCGCTGTGGGCTGGGCTTCCTGCGACGCAATACAGCACTGGCCACGCCTCGTCGAAGAATGCAGGAGCCATCAGTCCAATCTCGGCCAGCCCGCGCAAGGGCTCGCAACCGAACGCGCGCGGGCATGCACACGACACGCCTCGAGCGCGCACTGCTCTCGCGCCGACCGGCTATCGTGCGGCGCGACCGCAGGCCGTCTGACCTGCCGCCGTTCGCCCACTAGCGTCACCCCGCCGTGGCGGCTCCCTAGGGTGGTCCTGTGGCTGACCTAGTGCGCGAGGATGACCTAGACGACGAGTCCTACCAGATTCGAGAGGTACTAGCGCAGTACGGCGCGGCCATGTATCAAGCGCAGGTTCTAGAGAGTGGACTGATCAACGTCCTTGCCATCGCCGAGGGAAACGGCATCCCCAACGCGACAGTCCGTGACTTCGACGCGGTCATCGACGCTGCTTCACGGAAGACGATGGGCGCCCTGCTGCGGAAACTTCAGCCACATCTCGGCAGCGACACCGAACTAGTCGAGGATCTTCAGGCTGGCCTGCGGCTACGCAATCGTCTGGCCCATTCCTTCTTCGGTGAATACTCGGTCGGCTTCACCCGCCCGGAGGGTCGTGAGTCGATGCTCGTCGAGCTCCACATTGCGATCGAGCGCTTCGAAGGACTTGATCGGAGGCTCGACCCAGTGCTCGGACGATATCTCGACGCCCGCGGCATCGACGAGGCAGGGCGGTCCGAGCTTCTTGCTGCCGCGCAGACTGAATTGATCCGCAGGTATGAAGAGGAAGAACGCGGGCAATAGTCGCCGCGCTTCTCGGGGAATCTGTCATTCCCAGTGTGCGCCAAACGCACGGCCACAGACCGGCCCGCGTGCGGCCGGGCGTCATCGCGAGGGGCGCTCCGGACGTGGCCAACTCCTCTGGTGGCATGTCGGGTCCACCGTGCCTGAGTTCGCGACAGTTCCGGGCCGCGCGTCTGCCATACTCGGCCACGTGGAGGACGGAATGGACTGGGCGACGGTGCTCGACGATCGCACCGGCTGGCTGCTGCCTGGCGTGCATGAAGTCGAGATGGAAGACGTCTACCGTGAGTTCGCGGCGGACGGCGGAAGCGATCGCCGCACGGCCTGGCTGGCGCTTGAACAACTTCTCACGCACCTGAAGGAGCTCTTCCCCAGCGGCAGGCTGCTGCTCGCCGGCACCTTCGTGTCCCGACAGGGAGGCCCGTGCGAGGCCCTCGAGGTTGCGATCATTCCCGATGAGCCGAGCGCGATGGAACATTGGAGCGACAACGAGGAGCACCGCTTCCAGTTGTGCATGTCGCTCCACGATGTAATCGTCGCTTCACTGGGGCCCGAGTACTTCGAGGTGCTGCACCCGTTTGGCGGGCGGATGGAGTCCTATTTCGTAGTGCCCAAGGATGCCGATCAAGTCGTCATGTGGATGGGTACCGTTACCCTTCCGACAGGCGACGATGTCCCTGGGTATCGAGGAGTGGTGGAGGTGGTCTGGTGATCCGCGACGAGATCGACAGTCTCCTTTCCACGATCGGCACCAACACGCGCGTTGACAAATATCGACGCGGCTCGCTCCTCGCCCTCAGGAAGAAGTTCAGTCCTCCCACCACACAACTGCGCGTCGACATCGACGGCCCCGTGACTGCGACGATCATCGCGAACGTCACGTCCGCGCTCCAGCGGGCCACTGCTCTGGCAGCGAAGGCGCTGCTGTACCCGTCGAACGCGGCCATCACCGTGCAGGCCGGGCTTCTCGATCGCGCACCGCTCGTACCGGTCGGGCAGTCTCGGGGCACGCTCTATTTCGAGTTCCCCACGACCGATGTCGACCCTGACGCGATGGAGCGTTCTCCCATGGCTCACCTTGCCGAAAGCGCCGTGCGGGAGCTGATCGAGATCCTTCCTGAGAACTCCGACGATAGTCAGACCCTCCGCGCGCTCCCGCTCCGCAGGCCGCAGTACAGGTCGGCGGTGAAGTCGCTTGCCGAGGCCCTAGGCGGTACGTCGTCGATGTCGATGTCGCTGACCCCCACAGGCGAGTCAGAGCAGCAATACTCCGTGCTCACGATCGAACAGGCCCGAGAAGTCCCTGATCTCCTTTCCGACGCTCAGGACAAGAAGGACACGCTGACTGTCTACGGAATCATGGATGGCATGCGTACCCGCCGCCGCTTGTTCTACATCGAAGAACGAGACAGCGGCCACGAATTCTACGGCGCAATCGATGAATCACAACTGTCGACCGTGATGGAACTGGTCAGCCAGGCGGTGGTCGCGCGCATCGAACGACTCGTCACGCTGCGCGCTGACGGGTCGAAGTCTCACCCGAGCTACTCCCTGATCTCCGTGGCGCCGGATACGCGCTTGCTGTAACGAACGCTGGCGAGCTTGCGATCGCGAACCGATTCGGGACCGCTCGCACGCGGAGAAGCTCCGTAACCGCGCCATGTTCGACGCAGGATCAGCTATCCACCGCACGCCCGGGCAGGGTTACCTACTTGCTCGTGGGGAGCACCGCGAGCAGCCTCATGCCGATGCGAATCTGGCAGTCGTCCTTCACAAGGGGCGTCAAGGCAGCGGTGAGCTCGTCTAGCGCTCCATGTGGCCGGGCCTCGCCCGCAAGGGGTCGCTAGGGACGACGACGGCGGTCCGCTGCTTCCAGGCGTAACCGTTCCAAAAAATTCTCCGAAAGAGCCCAGCCATCAGCTCGACGGCGCACAAGAGCCGCGATCCGGGCCTTTTGATCCGCGATGGTACGAGACACCTGAAGGACCTCCACTACCGCATCGATGATCTCATCACCGGTCAACCTCGACTCCCAGTTAGCCACTTCGACCGCCGCCGCGGCCCGTGCGCGCTTCAGGGTGTCTCGCGGAAACATGAGATCCGCGACCAGGTTGGGGTGGGCGTCCATGACGATTTGAGCCTGCGCAGTGCGCCGATTCGTAGTTTCGCCTCGAAACGCGGGCGCTTCGAGTATGAGCTCAAGCAATTTCTGACTCGCTGAGCGGCTACTCACTAGCCGCAACTCGTGGCCAACTCGGTCGATTCCCCGCGCTTGATACTCCGCAAGCTCCTCTTCCTCGGTGAGATCGTCGTGCCACCGAGCAGTAGCGAGCCACTCCCATATCAGGCCATCCGCGGCCCATCGCAGAGAGACGCTTACCAGCTCGCCATCGTGGTCCTCCGCGATCCGTCGAAGGCTCTCGTTGGGCGCGTCGAACTGCGATGCATCAAAAGCCTCGGACGCGAGGAAGGCCACCTTCGGCGAACTGAGCGACACAATTTCGACGAGCTCGTCCACGCCTACCTGCGGGTAGGCAAACAAGATGTCCGGCCCCCTGGACGTGACCTCGGCGACTGACACAGGCACGCCTGCGTCAGCTGCGCCGCTACTGACGCTCACAGCGAGGTCATTCAGCTCCACTCACTAAACGTATATCGCCTACCGCATGCCGACTAGAGTGCAGACCACAGCCTGGACAATCAGCACCGCAAGGGAAATTCGTGCATCCACGTACCTGGGTTGAAGGCAACGAACTCTGGGCTCGGTTCTGTGAGGCTCACGAGGCAGCCGTCGCGGCAGAGTCCGATGTCGAGATTCCTCGCGTTCGGATCGACAAGATCGTTCGCGGCGCGGATGAACTCGAGTCATCCGTCACGCAGGACACGGGCATCATGCAGCGACTGTGTGAACTCGACCCCGCCTTCCTCGACGAAGACGGTTTGGACCTTCTCGACACTCTCCTCGGCCGACCGATGGATGAATGGGAAGACGACGCTACTGACTTCACTCAGCGATATGGGTCCGCCGGTTTTCTGATCGCCCCCGCCATCTACTTCGCGGGCGTCGAGCAGCAGGACCGCGCCCACGACGGGGAGGCGGGCCCCTACACCGGCGAGTATCTTCGCGAGCCTGAGGATCAGCGGCAGCGACTGCTGCACCGCG
This DNA window, taken from Microbacterium sp. MM2322, encodes the following:
- a CDS encoding DUF6932 family protein, whose translation is MPEFATVPGRASAILGHVEDGMDWATVLDDRTGWLLPGVHEVEMEDVYREFAADGGSDRRTAWLALEQLLTHLKELFPSGRLLLAGTFVSRQGGPCEALEVAIIPDEPSAMEHWSDNEEHRFQLCMSLHDVIVASLGPEYFEVLHPFGGRMESYFVVPKDADQVVMWMGTVTLPTGDDVPGYRGVVEVVW